One segment of Onychomys torridus chromosome 3, mOncTor1.1, whole genome shotgun sequence DNA contains the following:
- the Cops7a gene encoding COP9 signalosome complex subunit 7a isoform X1, with product MSAEVKVTGQNQEQFLLLAKSAKGAALATLIHQVLEAPGVYVFGELLDMPNVRELAESDFASTFRLLTVFAYGTYADYLAEARNLPPLTEAQKNKLRHLSVVTLAAKVKCIPYAVLLEALALRNVRQLEDLVIEAVYADVLRGSLDQRNQRLEVDYSIGRDIQRQDLSAIARTLQEWCVGCEVVLSGIEEQVSRANQHKEQQLGLKQQIESEVANLKKTIKVTTAAAAAATSQDPEQHLTELREPAPGTNQRQPSKKASKGKGEKINPQSTLKPSAGK from the exons ATGAGCGCGGAGGTAAAGGTGACGGGGCAGAACCAGGAGCAGTTCCTGCTCCTTGCCAAGTCGGCCAAGGGGGCCGCGCTGGCCACACTCATCCATCAGGTGCTGGAGGCCCCTGGTGTCTACGTGTTTGGGGAACTGCTGGATATGCCCAATGTTAGAGAG TTGGCAGAAAGCGACTTTGCGTCCACCTTCAGGCTGCTCACAGTGTTTGCCTATGGGACCTATGCTGACTACTTAG CTGAAGCCAGAAATCTTCCCCCACTCACTGAGGCTCAGAAGAATAAGCTTCGACATCTGTCAGTTGTCACCCTGGCTGCCAAAGTCAAG TGTATCCCGTATGCAGTGTTGCTGGAGGCCCTTGCCCTTCGGAATGTGCGCCAACTGGAAGACCTTGTGATTGAGGCTGTCTATGCCGATGTCCTTCGTGGCTCTCTGGACCAGCGCAATCAGCGGCTAGAGGTTGACTACAGCATTGGGCGGGACATCCAGCGCCAGGACCTCAGTGCCATTGCCCGAACTCTGCAGGAGTG GTGTGTAGGCTGTGAGGTTGTGCTGTCTGGCATCGAGGAGCAAGTCAGCCGTGCTAACCAGCACAAGGAGCAGCAGCTGGGCCTGAAGCAGCAGATCGAGAGTGAA GTTGCCAACCTTAAAAAAACCATTAAAGTCAcaacagcagcagctgctgcagccaCTTCTCAGGATCCCGAGCAACACCTGACAGAGctgagagaaccagctcctggcACCAACCAGCGCCAGCCCAGCAAGAAAGCCTCAAAGGGCAAGGG GGAGAAGATTAATCCCCAGTCCACTCTAAAGCCGAGTGCTGGAAAGTGA
- the Cops7a gene encoding COP9 signalosome complex subunit 7a isoform X2, whose amino-acid sequence MSAEVKVTGQNQEQFLLLAKSAKGAALATLIHQVLEAPGVYVFGELLDMPNVRELAESDFASTFRLLTVFAYGTYADYLAEARNLPPLTEAQKNKLRHLSVVTLAAKVKCIPYAVLLEALALRNVRQLEDLVIEAVYADVLRGSLDQRNQRLEVDYSIGRDIQRQDLSAIARTLQEWCVGCEVVLSGIEEQVSRANQHKEQQLGLKQQIESEVANLKKTIKVTTAAAAAATSQDPEQHLTELREPAPGTNQRQPSKKASKGKGLRGSAKIWSKSN is encoded by the exons ATGAGCGCGGAGGTAAAGGTGACGGGGCAGAACCAGGAGCAGTTCCTGCTCCTTGCCAAGTCGGCCAAGGGGGCCGCGCTGGCCACACTCATCCATCAGGTGCTGGAGGCCCCTGGTGTCTACGTGTTTGGGGAACTGCTGGATATGCCCAATGTTAGAGAG TTGGCAGAAAGCGACTTTGCGTCCACCTTCAGGCTGCTCACAGTGTTTGCCTATGGGACCTATGCTGACTACTTAG CTGAAGCCAGAAATCTTCCCCCACTCACTGAGGCTCAGAAGAATAAGCTTCGACATCTGTCAGTTGTCACCCTGGCTGCCAAAGTCAAG TGTATCCCGTATGCAGTGTTGCTGGAGGCCCTTGCCCTTCGGAATGTGCGCCAACTGGAAGACCTTGTGATTGAGGCTGTCTATGCCGATGTCCTTCGTGGCTCTCTGGACCAGCGCAATCAGCGGCTAGAGGTTGACTACAGCATTGGGCGGGACATCCAGCGCCAGGACCTCAGTGCCATTGCCCGAACTCTGCAGGAGTG GTGTGTAGGCTGTGAGGTTGTGCTGTCTGGCATCGAGGAGCAAGTCAGCCGTGCTAACCAGCACAAGGAGCAGCAGCTGGGCCTGAAGCAGCAGATCGAGAGTGAA GTTGCCAACCTTAAAAAAACCATTAAAGTCAcaacagcagcagctgctgcagccaCTTCTCAGGATCCCGAGCAACACCTGACAGAGctgagagaaccagctcctggcACCAACCAGCGCCAGCCCAGCAAGAAAGCCTCAAAGGGCAAGGG ACTCCGAGGGAGCGCCAAGATTTGGTCCAAGTCGAACTGA